GGCGTGTAAAGGTCCGTCAGATCAGGCGAGAGGGTGCGCCAGGCCTTTTGTCCGTAGAGAGAAATCTGATAACCGACGCTCATCCATTGCTTTTCTCCGACCAACACAATCACATCGCGGTGATCCCCGAAGCGCACTCGAACCTGATTCAGGCCCGGCTGGCCGACGTTGATGGCGGAGATGGCTCCGGCTCCTAAAACCGAATAGGCCATGGCTAGGGCGTGCACTCCATAGTAGATCAGGTCATTGCCACAAGCCACGGTGGCCAGGTACACCGGGCCTATTTTTGGTAAATCGTCGCGCAGCTTGATGATCTCCGGGACAAAGCGCAAGGCGCTCGAAGACATGAGTCGAGCCCCGGTGGATCGAGCCAAATTGACCAAGCCCTGAGCCCGTTTAGCGCTCATCGAGAGGGGCTTGTCGCAGAAGGTGGCAATGCCTTTTTGGAGCGGATATTTGGCGTATTGACC
This Verrucomicrobiales bacterium DNA region includes the following protein-coding sequences:
- a CDS encoding Gfo/Idh/MocA family oxidoreductase → MLKIGLISAASYGYQGAVRTPGSNHGTAFATAFNGWREDRVAPYSTNFVRSRRKIPGVEVLKVWDPHPEAAQKFAEACAIPTVCRTPEEACDGMDAVLLIDDGSGEQGQYAKYPLQKGIATFCDKPLSMSAKRAQGLVNLARSTGARLMSSSALRFVPEIIKLRDDLPKIGPVYLATVACGNDLIYYGVHALAMAYSVLGAGAISAINVGQPGLNQVRVRFGDHRDVIVLVGEKQWMSVGYQISLYGQKAWRTLSPDLTDLYTPLLEAFVGYVETGKEPFPIEQEVEMLAALEAGKRSLATGREITVQEVLKG